The DNA sequence GAGCAGGATACTGTTGCACTTACCATGCGGCAAATTGAAAAATCTTGACTTCATCGACACCTTCATAATCCAGAATATTTCCGCCGTTGGCTACCAGTATGCTGATGCACTTCGCGCAATCCATGACACTGCCGCCGCCGATAGCAATAATCAGATCACAATCCCGGTCCAGAAAGGCTTTGCTCCCCAACATCGCTTCATAGTCTTTGGGGTTTTCAGTAACGTCATCAAAAACAACATAGGGGACTTTAATGGTTTCAAGGGTTTCCGTATACCAATTCTGATTACGAATCCTATTGTCCATAACAATCATCGGTTTTTTTGTTCCAAAATGAGAGATATACCGGCCAACTAATCGTCTTGCATCAAGGCCGGTAATGCATATTTATTTCCAAAAAGAGTTTCTCAAATTAGAACAATTCAACTATTTTTACCTTATCAGAATATTTCAATAATTTAAACATTCTGTCATTTCAAAGGATTTGTATACTATTTCTACATAAGTTAAGAAATTCCTACTATTCGACAAATTTTTTCAAAATATGCGCGGCCTTAGATTCGGCTGTCGGAGTGTCAGCCAGCCTTTCCGGGCAGGCATAAACAGTGCCTTTGCCTCCTCTGACATAGCCAAGAAGTGTAATGTTATATTCCCGGGCAAGCCTGATGGTCGCTGTTGTGGGCGTCGATTTGGAAACTACCACGGGTGCTCCAAGCCTGATCATTTTCATAAGCATTTCCGAAGTAAGTCTGCCGCTGATAAAAACCATGCCTTTTGCGGCTAGCTCCATCTTGTTTGCCTTCATCAGTATTCCTGTCATTTTATCGAAGCAGTTGTGCCGGCCAATGTCTTCATTTAGCACTTCAAATCCGTCAACGTAAAATAAGACACTGTGGACGCCTCCAATCGTATGAAAGATCTCAGACTGCTCAATGAACTTATCCATGATTGTCAAGATATTTCCTGCGGAAAAAGTGGATTTGTTCGTGCTGACGGCGTACTGCGTCTTTTTCAGCGGATTAATGTAGGTATAACACTTGCCACAGCCGGAAGTGATGCTTCTCAGACTTTCGCGTCTGTCAATAACGATTCCTTCTCTAAGTTCAATCAGCACTGCCAACATTTTCTCATTGTATTCGATGCTTTCGATATCTTCATAAGAACCAATAACACCCTCATTATATAGAAAACCCAGGGCCAACTCCTCGTGATGCCGGTTCAGACAGAGAACGGAAACTAGCTCCTGTCCATTGACTATCATTTTAAGGGACACTTCGGCGATAACCTTTCTCACCGCTTCTTTCATCACAATGGCATCATTTTCTCTTTGGATTTCTACTACCTCAAATTCTTCGTAGACGATTCCTTCGTCAGCAGCATTCATTATTTACCCTCCAAGCAGCAATATTGCATTTGTATCCTCCAACAGTATCGGAGTTGGTCTTTCTTACCTGCAGCGATCTCCTGGCTGAAAGCCCCACCCTATTTTACCACAAAATAAGATTTACTGAAATTAATGGGGCATGATTCAAACGAACCATACCCCCACCACGAAAGATCTAATTATTTATCTGCGGCCGGAAGTTTCAAAAACCCTTT is a window from the Dehalobacter sp. DCA genome containing:
- a CDS encoding iron-containing alcohol dehydrogenase; translated protein: MCITGLDARRLVGRYISHFGTKKPMIVMDNRIRNQNWYTETLETIKVPYVVFDDVTENPKDYEAMLGSKAFLDRDCDLIIAIGGGSVMDCAKCISILVANGGNILDYEGVDEVKIFQFAAW
- the fdhD gene encoding formate dehydrogenase accessory sulfurtransferase FdhD, giving the protein MNAADEGIVYEEFEVVEIQRENDAIVMKEAVRKVIAEVSLKMIVNGQELVSVLCLNRHHEELALGFLYNEGVIGSYEDIESIEYNEKMLAVLIELREGIVIDRRESLRSITSGCGKCYTYINPLKKTQYAVSTNKSTFSAGNILTIMDKFIEQSEIFHTIGGVHSVLFYVDGFEVLNEDIGRHNCFDKMTGILMKANKMELAAKGMVFISGRLTSEMLMKMIRLGAPVVVSKSTPTTATIRLAREYNITLLGYVRGGKGTVYACPERLADTPTAESKAAHILKKFVE